One region of Citrus sinensis cultivar Valencia sweet orange chromosome 6, DVS_A1.0, whole genome shotgun sequence genomic DNA includes:
- the LOC102628065 gene encoding sister chromatid cohesion protein SCC2 isoform X1, with product MSSFPSASTSGSGSGSGLGSTGQWGIGFSNTIHSEVAPCLPLPSLPVFCGATDPNLRLFDEASAGVSYRSLNRTEILTQSSRIADLLRVTDVSYLNLRDEAKPDPYSDMEPLELHNQVLQYNAEAFEYVTPGKQSHIKEQVSGGESFERKDREPSILGASGLQRDYIGAQNPHLDRILTNDVSTSSSRKPKIKKKGGDNISSSAQPDPIEVQDATITNFCEMLEDFCGRAEIPTDDQNDTELLSLPVADVRIVVNEIMSLRAKKLLHLVSVDILVRLLRVLDHQIHRAEGLSVDEREHLDSDRVSMVFCALESIHAALAVMAHDHMPKQLYKEEIIERVLEFSRHQITDVMSAYDPSYRALHKTSESAALEVDEDEEVDADLGSASKRRRTMKNVKVKRSAFNRVSGAVNSILQKLCTILGLLKDLLLIERLSDSCILQLVKTSFTTFLVDNVQLLQLKAIGLLSAIFYSYTQHRTYVIDEILLLLWKLPSTKRALRTYHLPDEEQRQIQMVTALLIQLVHSSANLPEALRKATSGSTILEVQIDSSYPTKCHEAATDTCCLFWTRVLQRFTSVKTQDASELKVMMENLVMDLLTTLNLPEYPASAPILEVLCVLLLQNAGPKSKDVSARSMAIDLLGTIAARLKQEAVLCGRERFWMLQELVREDSSDQSYPKDLCCVCLDGRVEKRMFMCQGCQRLFHADCLGVREHEVPNRGWNCQLCLCRNQLLVLQSYCKSHCKGDINKSHSRSESNPETSDTITKLEIVQQMLLNYLQDAVSADEMNLFVRWFYVCLWYKDDPEAQQKSMYYLARLKSKEIVRESGTISLSLTRDTVKKITLALGQNNSFSRGFDKILHLLLVSLRENSPIIRAKALRAVSIIVEVDPEVLCDKRVQLAVEGRFCDSAISVREAALELVGRHIASHPDVGLQYFVKVAERIKDTGVSVRKRAIKIIRDMCTSNTNFTEFTTACIEIISRVNDDESSIQDLVCKTFYEFWFEEPSGLQTQYFGDGSSVPLEVAKKTEQIVEMLRGLPNHQLLVTVIKRNLALDFFPQSAKAAGINPMSLASVRRRCELMCKCLLERILQVEEMNNEGMEMRTLPYVLVLHAFCVVDPTLCAPVSDPSQFVITLQPYLKSQVDNRVVAKFLESVIFIIDAVLPLVRKLPSSVIEELEQDLKHMIVRHSFLTVVHACIKCLCSVSKISGKGLSTVEHLILVFFKYLDSHNPDSKQFQQVGRSLFCLGLLIRYGSSLLTTSYEKNIDIVSNLNLFKRYLRMEDFSVKVRSLQALGFVLIARPEHMLEKDIGKILEATLADSSHIRLKMQALQNLYEYLLDAENQMETDKGSSNEVEYTVEDGHSVPVAAGAGDTNICGGTIQLYWDKILGRCLDANEEVRQTALKIVEVVLRQGLVHPITCVPYLIALETDPQEVNSKLAHHLLMNMNEKYPAFFESRLGDGLQMSFVFIQSIGGGSSECRNQKFQSKAAGTMKGKSDGSSLTQARLGVSQIYKLIRGNRNSRNKFMSSIVRKFDNPSCSDLVIPFLMYCTEVLALLPFSSPDEPLYLIYTINRIIQVRAGALEANMKAMSTHLLQRDAQKTTYENGMVDQESAEPVFNHMTSMDLNGTIKEEPSAQPIFYHMSSIDLNGTVQPEPNDQPLLHRIPPLEAKVHVMSSGEPRDIPKDDLQKVQVDCISATALQLLLKLKRYLKIVYGLNDARCQAYSPSEPQKPGEPLTKQNIPFDISDTRVALPSTYEDLMQKYQEFKNALKEDTVDYAVYTANIKRKRPAPRKGVRYGRIIGGDDDEDYSDEEWGGGARKLSNSGRKSYSSRRR from the exons ATGAGCAGCTTCCCGAGCGCTTCGACTTCTGGCTCTGGCTCGGGCTCGGGCCTAGGCTCGACCGGCCAGTGGGGGATCGGCTTTTCGAACACGATACACTCGGAAGTAGCTCCGTGCTTGCCGTTGCCTTCGCTTCCAGTGTTCTGCGGCGCTACGGATCCGAACCTGCGGTTGTTCGATGAAGCTAGCGCTGGTGTCAGTTATAGGTCGTTGAATCGTACTGAGATTCTCACTCAGTCGAGTCGAATTGCTGATCTACTTCGTGTAACCGATGTTTCGTACTT GAATCTTAGAGATGAGGCAAAGCCAGATCCCTATAGCGATATGGAGCCTTTAGAACTTCACAACCAAGTTCTCCAATATAATGCGGAAGCTTTTGAGTATGTCACTCCTGGTAAACAAA GTCATATTAAGGAGCAAGTTTCTGGCGGTGAAtcatttgaaaggaaagaccGTGAGCCAAGTATACTTGGCGCTAGTGGTTTGCAGAGAGATTATATTGGAGCTCAGAATCCCCACCTCGACCGTATCCTTACAAAT GATGTATCCACTTCATCTTCCCGAAAACCCAAAATCAAGAAGAAAGGTGGGGATAACATCTCTTCCTCAGCTCAGCCTGATCCTATTGAGGTTCAAG ATGCTACCATTACGAACTTCTGTGAGATGTTGGAGGATTTTTGTGGCAGAGCTGAAATTCCTACTGATGATCAGAATGACACAGAGTTGTTGTCTTTACCTGTTGCTGATGTCAGGATTGTTGTGAATGAAATAATGTCATTACGTGCAAAGAAACTTCTACATTTAGTCTCAGTAGATATTCTGGTGAGACTATTGCGGGTTCTAGATCATCAAATACATCGAGCAGAAGGTTTATCGGTTGATGAACGTGAGCAT CTAGATTCAGATAGAGTTTCCATGGTCTTTTGTGCCCTTGAATCGATTCATGCAGCTCTAGCTGTAATGGCTCATGACCACATGCCAAAGCAGCTTTATAAGGAAGAG ATCATTGAAAGGGTTTTGGAGTTCTCGAGGCATCAAATAACAGATGTTATGTCAGCTTATGATCCGTCATATCGTGCTCTGCATAAAACTAGTGAAAGTGCAGCACTTGAGG ttgatgaagatgaagaggtGGATGCTGACTTAGGTTCAGCTAGCAAGAGACGGCGCACAATGAAGAATGTGAAAGTGAAGAGATCTGCATTTAATAG GGTTTCTGGTGCTGTGAATTCGATACTTCAGAAGCTCTGTACAATTCTTGGTTTACTCAAGGATTTGTTGTTAATTGAGAGATTATCTGATAGTTGCATTCTGCAGCTGGTGAAGACAAGCTTTACGACATTTTTGGTGGATAATGTCCAGCTCTTGCAATTGAAGGCTATCGGTTTACTAAGCGCG ATATTCTATTCATACACCCAGCATCGCACTTATGTGATAGATGAAATACTTCTGCTTCTTTGGAAGCTGCCATCCACGAAAAGAGCATTGAGAACTTATCACCTACCTGATGAAGAACAGAGGCAGATTCAGATGGTCACTGCTTTGCTAATTCAGTTGGTTCATAGTAGCGCAAACCTCCCTGAAGCTTTGAGGAAAGCAACAAGTGGTAGTACCATATTAGAAGTCCAGATTGATTCTAGTTACCCAACTAAATGCCATGAAGCAGCAACAGATACATGCTGTTTGTTCTGGACCCGCGTTCTTCAGCGCTTTACAAGTGTAAAGACTCAGGATGCTTCTGAGCTGAAAGTTATGATGGAGAATCTTGTCATGGATTTACTGACAACTTTGAATTTACCGGAATATCCAGCATCTGCTCCTATTCTGGAG GTTCTCTGTGTCTTACTTCTACAGAATGCTGGGCCAAAATCTAAAGACGTCTCAGCACGTTCAATGGCCATTGACCTTCTTGGTACAATTGCTGCCAGGTTGAAGCAGGAAGCTGTCCTCTGCGGCCGGGAGAGATTCTGGATGTTACAAGAACTGGTCAGAGAGGATAGTTCTGATCAGAGTTACCCTAAAGATCTATGTTGTGTTTGCTTAGATGGAAGAGTTGAGAAAAGGATGTTTATGTGTCAAGGTTGTCAAAGATTGTTCCATGCTGATTGTTTGGGTGTAAGGGAACATGAAGTGCCAAATCGTGGCTGGAATTGTCAGCTTTGTCTCTGCAGGAACCAACTTCTTGTACTACAATCATACTGCAAGTCACATTGCAAGGGTGACATTAATAAGAGCCACAGTCGGTCAGAAAGCAATCCCGAAACTTCTGATACAATTacaaaacttgaaattgtTCAACAGATGCTCTTGAATTACCTTCAAGATGCTGTTTCTGCGGACGAAATGAATCTCTTTGTGCGATG GTTTTATGTGTGCCTATGGTACAAGGATGATCCGGAAGCTCAACAAAAGTCCATGTACTACCTTGCTAGACtgaaatcaaaagaaataGTGCGTGAATCTGGGACTATTTCATTGTCTTTGACTAGAGACACAGTTAAAAAGATCACTCTAGCACTGggacaaaataattctttctCTAGAGGGTTTGATAAGATCCTTCATCTGCTTCTG GTTAGTTTAAGGGAGAACTCTCCTATAATCAGGGCTAAGGCTTTACGAGCG GTTAGTATAATCGTCGAAGTTGATCCTGAGGTGTTGTGTGACAAACGTGTACAGTTGGCTGTTGAAGGAAGGTTTTGTGACTCAGCAATATCTGTAAGAGAAGCAGCATTGGAGCTCGTTGGCCGGCATATTGCTTCACATCCTGATGTTGGTTTGCAG TATTTTGTGAAAGTAGCAGAGAGGATAAAAGATACGGGAGTAAGTGTGCGGAAAAGGGCAATCAAAATCATCCGAGATATGTGCACTTCAAACACTAACTTCACTGAATTTACAACCGCTTGCATCGAGATCATATCTCGTGTTAATGATGATGAATCCAGTATACAG GATCTTGTCTGCAAGACCTTTTATGAGTTCTGGTTTGAGGAACCTTCTGGATTGCAGACTCAATATTTTGGAGATGGTAGTTCTGTTCCGTTGGAGGTGGCTAAGAAGACTGAGCAGATTGTTGAAATGTTAAGGGGGTTGCCAAATCATCAGCTTCTGGTCACTGTCATTAAGCGCAACTTAGCTCTTGATTTTTTCCCTCAGTCAGCTAAAGCTGCTGGGATCAACCCTATGTCACTTGCATCAGTACGTCGACGTTGTGAACTAATGTGCAAGTGCTTATTGGAAAGGATATTGCAG GTAGAGGAGATGAATAATGAGGGAATGGAGATGCGTACCCTTCCCTATGTGCTGGTCTTGCATGCATTTTGTGTGGTGGATCCAACACTTTGTGCACCTGTTTCAGACCCTTCCCAGTTTGTCATCACTCTGCAGCCATATCTCAAGAGTCAG GTTGATAATCGAGTGGTTGCAAAATTTCTAGAGAgtgtaatttttataattgatgCTGTGCTGCCCTTGGTTCGAAAGCTACCTTCGAGTGTCATTGAAGAACTGGAACAAGACTTGAAGCACATGATTGTTCGGCATTCTTTTTTGACAGTGGTCCATGCTTGCATCAA GTGTCTGTGCTCTGTGAGTAAAATATCAGGAAAAGGGTTAAGCACAGTTGAGCATcttattttggttttcttcAAGTATTTGGATAGCCACAATCCTGATAGCAAGCAG TTTCAGCAAGTGGGGCGGTCTCTTTTCTGTCTTGGATTGCTTATCCGTTATGGGAGTTCTCTGCTGACTACCTCatatgagaaaaatattgatattGTCAGCAATCTCAATCTTTTCAAAAGGTATCTTCGTATGGAGGATTTTAGTGTAAAGGTTAGATCTTTGCAG GCCTTAGGCTTTGTTTTGATTGCTAGACCAGAGCATATGTTGGAAAAGGACATTGGCAAGATATTAGAGGCAACATTGGCTGACTCTTCTCATATCCGACTTAAG ATGCAAGCTTTGCAAAATCTGTATGAATATCTTCTTGATGCGGAAAATCAAATGGAAACAGATAAAGGCAGTAGTAATGAGGTTGAATACACTGTAGAAGATGGCCACAGTGTACCTGTTGCTGCCGGTGCAGGGGATACAAACATATGTGGAGGTACAATTCAGTTGTATTGGGATAAGATTTTGGGAAGATGCTTGGACGCTAATGAGGAAGTTCGCCAGACTGCCCTTAAG ATAGTGGAAGTAGTGCTACGTCAAGGTCTTGTTCATCCTATTACTTGTGTTCCATACCTAATAGCGCTTGAGACAGATCCTCAGGAAGTGAACTCAAAGTTGGCTCATCATTTACTGATGAATATGAATGAAAA GTACCCTGCTTTCTTTGAAAGCCGCCTGGGAGATGGCCTTCAGATGTCATTTGTTTTTATACAATCCATCGGTGGTGGTTCTTCTGAATGTCGAAACCAGAAATTCCAATCCAAGGCTGCAGGAACTATGAAGGGGAAATCTGATGGAAGCTCTTTAACTCAAGCAAGGCTTGGGGTTTCACAAATTTATAAGCTTATTCGTGGGAACCGAAATTCGAGGAACAAATTTATGTCATCCATTGTCCGGAAGTTTGATAACCCAAGCTGTAGTGATTTAGTGATTCCTTTTTTGAT GTACTGTACTGAAGTCCTTGCCTTACTTCCATTTTCCTCACCTGATGAACCcctttatttgatttatacCATAAATCGAATTATACAAGTTAGAGCTGGAGCACTCGAGGCAAATATGAAAGCGATGAGTACCCATTTGTTACAAAGAGATGCTCAGAAGACCACCTATGAGAATGGAATGGTTGATCAGGAATCAGCTGAGCCTGTTTTCAATCACATGACTTCAATGGATTTAAATGGGACAATTAAGGAGGAGCCTTCTGCTCAGCCTATTTTCTATCATATGTCATCAATCGACTTGAATGGAACAGTGCAACCGGAACCCAATGATCAACCACTCTTACATCGAATCCCTCCATTGGAGGCAAAGGTGCATGTCATGAGTTCGGGTGAACCACGTGACATCCCCAAAGATGATCTTCAGAAAGTTCAG GTTGACTGTATTTCAGCTACTGCACTGCAACTTCTTCTGAAGCTGAAGAGGTACCTAAAGATTGTGTATGGTTTAAATGATGCTCGGTGCCAG GCATATTCTCCAAGTGAACCCCAAAAACCAGGAGAACCTCTTACCAAGCAGAACATCCCCTTTGACATCAGTGATACACGTGTTGCGTTGCCATCCACTTATGAAGACCTCATGCAGAAATATCAG GAATTTAAGAATGCATTGAAGGAAGATACAGTCGACTATGCAGTATACACAGCCAACATCAAAAGGAAGCGCCCTGCACCGAGAAAGGGGGTGAGATATGGACGAATTATTGGCGGGGATGATGATGAGGACTATAGTGATGAAGAATGGGGAGGTGGAGCTCGGAAGCTGAGTAATAGCGGCAGGAAAAGTTATAGTAGTAGAAGGAGGTAG